The genomic segment CCGCTGCGCGCAAACGCTTTATCATATCCTCGGCCGGGACGACGGCCGTGCCGTCCAGATGGCCGCAACGCTTGGGGTGGACCTGATCCTCGAGGTGGCATCCGGCCAGTCCGGCGTCCTCCAGGACGGTCACCGTGCGCGCCGCGTTCAGCGGCGCGCCGAATCCGGTGTCCGCGTCGATCAGCGTGGGCAGCTCGGTGGCGGCGGCTATCTGCGCACCCCGGCCCGCGACTTCGGTCAGCGTCGTCAGGCCGATGTCCGGCAACCCGAGGTCGGCGGCCAGCGCGGCACCGGACACGTAGACGCCTTCGAAGCCCGCCTCGGCGACCACCTTGGCCACCAGCGGCGAGAAGGCACCCGGAAGCCGTTGCAGCCGACCGGAATTAAGACCCGCCCGCAACGTGACGCGCTTGTCCCCGGCACCGGAGGAGGTGCCGATCATCGGAAGATCCCCGACGGGATCGCCGGCGCTTTGTCCAGCTCCCGCGGATGGACCACCACATTCAGCGCCCCCAACGCGCCGCCCTTCAGATCGGCAAGGGCGTCCACGGCAGACAAGAACCGTTGCTGCTCAGAGGTTTCCACGATATCGTCGGCGAGTTCGGTGAACTTGCGGATATACTGCTCACGCGCGAATGGCCGAGCGCCCAGCGGATGGGCATCGGCCACGGCCAATTCGTCGCAGATCACCTCGCCGCTCTTCAGCGTCACCTCCGCGCGCGCCCCAAAAGCCTTCTCGGCCGGATCGTTCGAGTGGTAGCGACGCGTCCACTCCGGATCCTCGACGGTGCAGATCTTGTGCCACAACGCGACGGTGTCGGCTCGGTGCGCTCGCTCCGGGGCATACGAGCGCTCGTGGTGCCAGCTGCCGTCCTGCAGCGCAACGGCGAAGATGTAGGGCAGCGAGTGATCCAGCGTCTCGCGCGAGGCGTTGGGGTCGAACTTTTGTGGATCGCCCGAACCGGTACCTATCACGTGATGGGTGTGATGGCTGGTGTGCAGCACGATCGTCGCAACCTGATCGAGGTCGCCGACCCGCTGACGCAGCCGGCGCGCCAGGTCGATCGGTGCCTGGCTCTGGTATTCCGCCGAGTGCTCCTTGGTATAGCTGTCCAGGATCGCGCGCTTAGGTTCGCCCGGCTCCGGTAGCGGCACCTGGTAGGTGTGGTCGGGACCGCCGAGCAGCCAGGCGATTACACCGTCCTCGCCTTCCCAGATGGGCGCCGGGGCGCCTTCGCCACGCATCGCGCGGTCGACCGCCTCGATGGCGATCTTTCCGGCGAACGCCGGCGCGAACGCTTTCCAGCTGGAGATCAGGCCCTTGCGGGATTGCCGGGTTGCCGTGGTCAGGTGCAGCGCTTGTCCGACCGCCTGATAGATGGTCTCGGTGTCCAGTCGCAGCATCGTCCCGATGCCCGCTGCCACCGACGGACCCAAATGTGCGACGTGGTCGATCTTGTGCTCGTGCAGGCAGATTCCCTTGACCAGATCGATCTGGATCTCGTAGGCGGTGGCCAGACCGCGAATCAGGTCGGCGCCACGCACGTCGAGCCGCTGGGCGACGGCAACCAGCGGCGGAATGTTGTCGCCGGGGTGGGAGTAGTCCGCGGCCAAGAACGTGTCGTGGAAGTCCAGCTCGCGCACCGCGACGCCGTTGGCCCAGGCCGCCCACTCGGTCGAGAAGTTGCCCTGCAAGCCGAAGACCCGCGCTCCCCGCTGCACCGGATGCGCCACCGCCTGCTCGCGCGCCACCGTGACGGGTCGCCGGATCACCGCGGCGGCGCTGACGGCGGCGTTGTCGATGATGCGGTTGCTGACCATCTCCGCGGTCTCGGCGGGCACGGCGACCGGGTCTGCCGCGACCTCGGCAATCTTGAAAGCCAGGTGCTCGCGGCGGGGGAAGTCGTCGGCGCTACGCCGGGTTCGCACGTCATGGATGCGCATAAATCGCACAGTACGCAGCCGGAGAAACGCGGTAAATCCCCTAAAAGAGCGTAATTTTGTGTCCTGATACCGGTGATTTTGCGAATCTTGTGAAAGGCGGTGAGCGTACCCTGTCGCAGATGGCGAAGACGTTCGCGGGTGCGCGGCTGCGCCGGCTGCGCGAAGAGCGGGGG from the Mycobacterium lentiflavum genome contains:
- the prpD gene encoding 2-methylcitrate dehydratase PrpD, which encodes MRIHDVRTRRSADDFPRREHLAFKIAEVAADPVAVPAETAEMVSNRIIDNAAVSAAAVIRRPVTVAREQAVAHPVQRGARVFGLQGNFSTEWAAWANGVAVRELDFHDTFLAADYSHPGDNIPPLVAVAQRLDVRGADLIRGLATAYEIQIDLVKGICLHEHKIDHVAHLGPSVAAGIGTMLRLDTETIYQAVGQALHLTTATRQSRKGLISSWKAFAPAFAGKIAIEAVDRAMRGEGAPAPIWEGEDGVIAWLLGGPDHTYQVPLPEPGEPKRAILDSYTKEHSAEYQSQAPIDLARRLRQRVGDLDQVATIVLHTSHHTHHVIGTGSGDPQKFDPNASRETLDHSLPYIFAVALQDGSWHHERSYAPERAHRADTVALWHKICTVEDPEWTRRYHSNDPAEKAFGARAEVTLKSGEVICDELAVADAHPLGARPFAREQYIRKFTELADDIVETSEQQRFLSAVDALADLKGGALGALNVVVHPRELDKAPAIPSGIFR